From the Methanophagales archaeon genome, one window contains:
- a CDS encoding FAD-dependent oxidoreductase — protein sequence MTDRVLVLGAGAGGSVVANKLAREFRQEIAKDEVEITILDKNDMNINQGGFTFVPFGLYTPEDINRPRKKVISPRVKMVFGEDGEVERVDLGDREVTAKSGKKYPYDYLVLATGCSADVESVPGLSSDFNTFYTSLEDALKLGDLVKSFNKGRIVILTVNMPIPCPGAPGKFAILLDVYLHYIRGEEVRKNVEISFLWPIGLIGPPAYNEVASPVFGRCGSGGDYQDGHRHTLPGIDRRRRFVFLI from the coding sequence ATGACAGATAGAGTATTGGTGTTAGGAGCTGGCGCCGGGGGGTCAGTAGTGGCGAATAAGCTTGCGAGAGAGTTCAGACAGGAAATCGCTAAGGATGAAGTGGAGATAACAATACTGGACAAGAATGATATGAACATAAACCAGGGCGGGTTCACCTTCGTTCCTTTTGGTCTATATACCCCAGAAGACATAAATAGACCGCGAAAAAAAGTGATTAGCCCGCGGGTAAAGATGGTATTTGGAGAAGATGGAGAGGTAGAGCGTGTGGATTTGGGGGACAGGGAGGTAACGGCAAAGAGTGGCAAGAAATATCCATACGATTATCTCGTACTTGCAACCGGATGCAGTGCGGACGTGGAAAGTGTTCCGGGTCTTTCAAGCGACTTCAATACGTTCTACACGTCGTTAGAGGACGCTTTAAAACTCGGTGATTTAGTTAAATCTTTCAATAAGGGGCGTATAGTCATCTTAACGGTGAATATGCCCATACCATGCCCTGGAGCTCCGGGGAAGTTCGCTATACTGTTAGATGTATACTTGCATTATATCAGAGGTGAGGAAGTACGAAAGAACGTTGAAATCAGTTTCTTGTGGCCCATTGGACTCATAGGACCACCGGCATATAACGAAGTAGCAAGTCCAGTGTTTGGGAGATGCGGGTCCGGCGGAGATTATCAAGACGGGCATAGGCACACACTACCAGGCATTGATCGCAGGAGAAGGTTTGTGTTTCTGATATGA
- a CDS encoding TMEM165/GDT1 family protein produces MLSGAIFIIFGLVILIFRNQREETKNGYYFGNPFYSGFILIFASEWGDKTQIAAGLFATKYNGLMVLTGVIIALSLLSIIAIYSSKFIPDKVNEETLAKIAGTSFILMGVAFFLF; encoded by the coding sequence ATGCTTTCGGGCGCTATTTTCATAATTTTTGGACTTGTAATTTTAATCTTCAGAAACCAGAGGGAAGAAACCAAAAACGGATATTATTTCGGAAATCCGTTCTATTCAGGATTTATCCTGATTTTCGCATCAGAATGGGGAGATAAGACACAAATTGCCGCTGGATTGTTTGCAACAAAATACAATGGCTTGATGGTTTTAACAGGAGTTATAATAGCATTAAGTTTGCTTTCTATAATCGCAATCTATTCGAGTAAATTTATTCCTGATAAAGTGAATGAAGAAACATTAGCGAAAATTGCTGGAACTTCGTTTATATTAATGGGTGTAGCCTTCTTTTTATTTTAG
- a CDS encoding class I SAM-dependent methyltransferase, with amino-acid sequence MEDVCTGTGTQAFAFAKRGYEVVGIDLSEEMLRVAKKNKYENVWFVVADATKMPFEPDYFDFACISFGLHDMPHEVRHQVLDEMRRVSEKIIVVDYHIPKNRLRRWLYVSFTSLYESKYYRDFAKRNLEELLREHDFRIVKEAYGLVDLLRYFCVSVNPLGKAKNE; translated from the coding sequence GTGGAGGATGTCTGCACTGGAACCGGGACACAGGCATTTGCATTTGCGAAAAGGGGTTATGAAGTCGTTGGGATTGATTTGTCAGAAGAAATGTTGCGGGTGGCTAAGAAGAACAAATACGAAAATGTGTGGTTTGTAGTGGCAGATGCAACTAAAATGCCATTTGAACCAGATTATTTCGACTTTGCATGTATTTCTTTTGGACTGCATGATATGCCACACGAGGTCAGACATCAGGTATTGGACGAAATGAGAAGAGTTAGCGAGAAAATAATCGTTGTTGACTATCACATCCCAAAGAACAGGTTGCGTAGATGGCTGTACGTGTCCTTCACATCACTTTACGAGAGCAAGTATTACCGAGATTTTGCAAAACGAAATCTTGAGGAGTTGTTGCGAGAACACGATTTTCGCATTGTTAAAGAAGCTTATGGGCTGGTAGATTTGTTAAGATACTTTTGTGTGAGCGTGAATCCGTTGGGAAAGGCTAAAAATGAATGA
- a CDS encoding methyltransferase domain-containing protein, which produces MGELNWREVWEEKQKQRMRPLKITYDKDFRAKFAEDYSAQAKYNNYEYGRKAVGALSEILDDDFEVLEIGAGPGTLTIPLAGEVKRVVAIEYSETAVKYLRRNMKESKVENVEIMNRNWLGVADHEIKDRFDLAVCSHFL; this is translated from the coding sequence ATGGGGGAACTGAACTGGCGCGAAGTCTGGGAAGAGAAGCAAAAGCAGAGAATGAGACCCTTGAAGATAACATACGATAAGGATTTTCGAGCTAAATTCGCCGAAGACTACTCTGCGCAGGCTAAATACAACAATTACGAATATGGAAGAAAAGCGGTAGGTGCATTGAGTGAGATACTGGATGATGACTTTGAAGTTCTGGAAATAGGTGCCGGACCCGGAACATTGACGATACCGTTAGCCGGGGAAGTAAAAAGGGTGGTAGCTATTGAGTATTCCGAAACGGCTGTGAAGTATTTGAGGAGGAACATGAAAGAAAGTAAAGTTGAGAACGTTGAAATAATGAATAGAAACTGGCTGGGAGTTGCCGACCATGAAATAAAAGACCGATTTGATTTAGCTGTGTGTTCTCATTTCCTGTGA